A genomic stretch from Verrucomicrobiota bacterium includes:
- a CDS encoding AMP-binding protein — translation MQLSYTHGVSTVPLIGQTIGDMLDEIAAEHGSNEAVVSVFENKRLTYWAFLDEVNRCARALMAMGIQKGDRVGVWSTNCVAWTVAQFATAKIGAVQVNINPAYRLHELEYALKQSECNALICGEGFKDADYARMLHELIPELKGADPCGEFSAQKFPHLRRVIYLGAKPAAGLLRWSELMSMHERVAPQALAERQASLDFDDVINIQYTSGTTGFPKGAMLTHHNILNNGYWVGVLMNFTPNDRLCIPVPFYHCFGMVLGNLTCMTHGATMVLPAPHFSPLSVLQAVALERCTAVHGVPTMFIAELEHPQFREFDLSSLRTGVMAGAPCPIEVMKRVIGEMHCEQITIGCGMTETSPICNMTRPNDPLELRVSTVGRVIPHQEQKILNPETGQILPRGQQGELCYRGYHIMRGYYNNLEGTKSAIDSSGWMHSGDLAVMDEQGYVKITGRLKDMIIRGGENIYPREVEEFLFTHPKIAEAAVFGVPDHHYGEQVMAWIKLKDSAPLNEQEVREFCKGKIMDYKIPYRVKFVTEFPTTVTGKIQKFRMREITIEELKLG, via the coding sequence ATGCAACTGAGTTACACCCATGGCGTTTCCACCGTGCCGCTGATCGGCCAGACCATCGGCGACATGCTGGATGAGATCGCTGCGGAGCACGGCTCGAACGAAGCCGTGGTTTCAGTTTTTGAAAACAAACGGCTCACGTATTGGGCATTCCTCGATGAAGTGAACCGCTGCGCCCGCGCACTGATGGCGATGGGAATCCAAAAGGGAGATCGCGTCGGGGTTTGGTCCACCAATTGTGTGGCGTGGACTGTGGCGCAATTTGCGACTGCCAAGATCGGCGCCGTTCAGGTCAACATCAACCCGGCCTACCGCCTCCACGAACTGGAGTACGCCCTCAAACAATCCGAGTGCAACGCGCTGATCTGCGGCGAGGGGTTCAAGGACGCCGATTACGCCCGAATGTTGCACGAGTTGATTCCCGAGTTGAAAGGAGCCGATCCGTGTGGCGAGTTTTCCGCGCAGAAATTTCCGCATTTGCGGCGCGTCATCTATCTCGGCGCGAAACCGGCGGCCGGCCTGCTCCGCTGGAGTGAATTGATGTCAATGCACGAGCGCGTGGCTCCACAAGCGCTCGCCGAGCGGCAGGCTTCACTGGACTTCGATGACGTAATCAACATCCAGTACACCTCAGGCACCACGGGGTTTCCCAAGGGCGCGATGCTGACGCATCACAACATTCTGAACAACGGCTATTGGGTCGGCGTCCTGATGAACTTCACGCCCAACGATCGCCTGTGCATTCCGGTGCCGTTCTACCATTGCTTCGGCATGGTGCTGGGCAATCTGACCTGTATGACGCACGGCGCGACGATGGTGCTGCCCGCACCCCATTTCAGTCCGCTCTCGGTGCTGCAAGCGGTCGCCCTGGAGCGATGCACGGCGGTGCATGGCGTTCCGACGATGTTCATTGCCGAACTGGAACATCCGCAATTCCGCGAGTTCGATTTGTCCTCCCTGCGAACCGGTGTGATGGCGGGCGCGCCGTGTCCGATCGAAGTGATGAAACGCGTCATCGGCGAGATGCATTGTGAACAGATCACCATCGGCTGCGGGATGACGGAAACCTCCCCGATCTGCAACATGACCAGGCCGAATGATCCGCTGGAGTTGCGTGTGAGCACCGTCGGCCGGGTGATTCCGCACCAGGAACAAAAGATCTTGAACCCGGAGACCGGGCAGATTCTGCCGCGGGGACAACAAGGAGAGCTGTGTTATCGCGGGTATCACATCATGCGCGGCTACTATAACAACCTGGAAGGCACGAAGAGCGCCATCGATTCATCGGGTTGGATGCACAGCGGCGATCTGGCGGTCATGGACGAACAGGGTTACGTCAAAATCACCGGACGGCTCAAGGACATGATTATTCGCGGTGGCGAGAACATCTATCCGCGTGAGGTGGAGGAATTTCTTTTCACCCATCCAAAGATTGCGGAGGCCGCCGTCTTCGGCGTGCCCGATCACCATTATGGCGAGCAGGTCATGGCGTGGATCAAATTGAAGGACAGCGCGCCGCTGAACGAACAGGAAGTCCGGGAATTCTGCAAAGGGAAAATCATGGACTACAAAATCCCATATCGCGTCAAATTCGTCACCGAGTTTCCCACCACCGTGACTGGCAAGATTCAAAAATTTCGCATGAGAGAGATTACCATTGAGGAATTAAAACTGGGTTAA
- a CDS encoding prepilin-type N-terminal cleavage/methylation domain-containing protein produces MGRRQTNNRGRWHRFIPCEWEGRQFAGPEGFASKRAFTLIELLVVIAIIAILAALLLPALTRAKAKAQAIACMNNLKQLTLGWTMYTDDNNDRLVPNYFYGAFVSTPQGVQHRPSWSWGFLRYSNPDGTNVDFLIGSREGSLGDYVKTPAVFKCPADKSLTVLTDNNAYPRTRSYSMNAYMGNDGANLLASPAALFEKRSDLSKVHRPELFVFIDEHEDSIDRCDFTIGIGKDRGVFVELPASRHSNSGGLSFTDGHVEIHRWKDRRTLQPVRGVYQWGAWGGVPGNFYNSPDWRYMWVRATKIAPEFGEIQP; encoded by the coding sequence ATGGGCAGAAGGCAAACAAATAATCGGGGACGCTGGCACCGCTTCATTCCCTGTGAATGGGAGGGCCGGCAGTTTGCCGGCCCTGAAGGATTCGCGTCCAAGCGGGCCTTCACGCTAATCGAGTTGCTGGTGGTGATTGCCATCATTGCCATTCTGGCCGCGTTGCTATTACCCGCACTGACACGCGCAAAGGCAAAAGCGCAAGCCATCGCCTGCATGAACAACCTCAAGCAGCTCACACTCGGCTGGACCATGTACACGGATGACAATAATGATCGGTTGGTCCCAAACTACTTCTACGGTGCCTTTGTCAGCACCCCTCAAGGAGTCCAACACCGACCGTCTTGGTCCTGGGGCTTCCTCAGATACAGCAACCCCGACGGCACGAATGTGGATTTCCTCATCGGCAGTCGTGAAGGCTCGCTCGGCGATTATGTGAAAACACCTGCTGTCTTCAAATGCCCGGCAGACAAGTCTCTGACAGTCCTGACCGACAACAACGCTTACCCAAGAACACGGAGCTACTCGATGAATGCCTACATGGGAAATGATGGGGCTAACCTCCTCGCATCGCCAGCAGCGCTTTTTGAAAAGCGAAGTGATTTGTCTAAAGTTCATCGTCCTGAACTGTTCGTGTTTATTGATGAACATGAAGATTCAATAGACCGGTGCGACTTCACAATAGGAATAGGCAAAGACCGCGGAGTTTTCGTGGAACTCCCGGCTTCTCGGCACTCGAACAGCGGCGGTTTGTCCTTTACCGACGGCCACGTGGAGATTCATCGCTGGAAAGATCGGCGCACGTTGCAGCCAGTCCGAGGCGTTTACCAATGGGGAGCATGGGGAGGAGTTCCCGGGAACTTTTACAATAGTCCTGATTGGCGTTATATGTGGGTGCGCGCGACCAAGATAGCGCCTGAGTTTGGTGAGATTCAACCGTGA
- a CDS encoding D-tyrosyl-tRNA(Tyr) deacylase: MRAVIQRVSEASVVIDVQKKAAIKTGLVILLAVEEADTAEDIDWLSGKLVRLRIFNDDQRVMNRSVQEIQGDILVISQFTLFASTKKGNRPSYSQAARPEVAIPIYELFVRKLTEELGRAVQTGEFGADMKVTLINDGPVTIIIDTKHRE, encoded by the coding sequence ATGCGAGCAGTCATTCAACGGGTCTCTGAAGCGTCTGTCGTTATCGACGTGCAAAAGAAAGCCGCCATCAAAACAGGTTTGGTGATCCTGCTAGCCGTTGAAGAAGCGGATACGGCAGAAGACATCGACTGGTTGAGCGGGAAGCTGGTGCGACTGCGGATTTTCAATGATGATCAGCGCGTGATGAATCGCTCAGTTCAGGAAATTCAAGGCGACATCCTTGTCATCAGCCAGTTCACTCTGTTCGCCAGCACCAAAAAAGGAAACCGGCCTTCATACAGTCAAGCCGCCCGACCGGAAGTAGCCATTCCGATTTACGAATTATTTGTGCGCAAACTCACTGAGGAACTGGGCCGGGCTGTTCAAACCGGTGAGTTTGGAGCGGACATGAAAGTGACCTTAATCAACGATGGCCCCGTCACAATTATCATCGACACGAAACATCGGGAGTAG